In Bos mutus isolate GX-2022 chromosome 10, NWIPB_WYAK_1.1, whole genome shotgun sequence, a single window of DNA contains:
- the LOC102271770 gene encoding olfactory receptor 4K3: protein MAWNNQSVITEFILQGLSSSWELQMVYFLFFSVVYAATVLGNLLIVLTIVSERRLHSPMYFLLGNLSFIDMSLASFATPKMIADFFREPKVISFDGCITQIFFLHLLGGVEIVLLISMSFDRYVAICKPLRYLTIMNRRVCLGLVTLSWIVGIFHAMSQLAFTVNLPFCGPNEVDSFFCDLPLVIKLACVDTYILGVFMISTSGMIALVCFILLVISYSVILVTVRQRSSGGSSKALSTCSAHFTVVTLFFGPCIFIYVWPFTNFPIDKVLSVFYTIFTPLLNPVIYTLRNKDVKDSMRKFSSRVLKSSKTDHSP, encoded by the coding sequence ATGGCCTGGAATAATCAGTCAGTCATAACTGAATTCATCCTACAGGGTCTTTCCAGTTCTTGGGAACTCCAGATGGtctatttcctgtttttctctgtAGTCTATGCAGCCACTGTGCTGGGGAACCTCCTCATTGTGCTCACCATTGTATCAGAGCGACGCCTGCACTCCCCCATGTACTTTCTGCTGGGCAACCTCTCCTTCATTGACATGTCTCTGGCCTCATTTGCCACTCCCAAAATGATTGCAGATTTCTTCAGGGAGCCCAAAGTCATCTCTTTTGACGGCTGCATCACCCAGatattcttcctgcatctcttaGGCGGTGTTGAGATTGTGCTGCTGATATCCATGTCTTTTGATAGGTATGTGGCTATTTGTAAGCCTTTACGCTATTTAACCATCATGAACCGGAGAGTGTGCCTTGGGCTTGTGACGCTTTCCTGGATTGTCGGCATCTTCCATGCTATGAGTCAGCTAGCGTTTACTGTGAATCTGCCCTTCTGTGGGCCCAATGAAGTGGACAGTTTCTTTTGTGATCTTCCCTTGGTGATCAAACTTGCCTGTGTAGACACATACATTCTCGGAGTGTTCATGATCTCAACCAGCGGCATGATTGCCCTAGTGTGCTTCATTCTCTTGGTGATTTCCTACTCTGTCATCTTGGTCACTGTTAGGCAACGTTCTTCTGGTGGGTCCTCCAAAGCTCTCTCCACCTGCAGTGCCCACTTCACTGTTGTGACCCTTTTCTTTGGTCCATGCATTTTCATTTACGTGTGGCCTTTCACAAATTTCCCAATAGACAAAGTTCTCTCAGTATTTTATAccattttcactcccctcttAAATCCAGTAATCTATACTCTTAGAAATAAGGATGTCAAGGATTCCATGAGAAAATTTAGCAGCCGTGTCTTGAAGTCTAGCAAGACTGATCATAGCCCTTGA
- the LOC102279706 gene encoding olfactory receptor 4K2, translating to MEGVNHSRVSEFVLLGLTDSPQLQIFLFVMFSVFYLMTMLGNCLILLTVLSTPHLHSPMYFLLSNLSLIDMCLSSFATPKMIMDFFAQHKTISFEGCISQIFFLHLFTGTEIVLLISMSFDRYIAICKPLHYSSVMSQRVCVGLVATSWTVGFLHTMSQLAFTLYLPFCGPNVVDSFFCDLPLVIQLACIDIYVLGIFMISTSGVIALVSFLFLLTSYITVLVTIKDHSSTGSTKAFSTCTAHFIVVLMFFGPCIFIYVWPFTDFLVDKVLSVFYTIFTPFLNPLIYTLRNQEVKTAVKKKLSNQYLNLGKTTPIYSVQ from the coding sequence ATGGAGGGAGTCAACCATTCCAGAGTGTCTGAATTTGTGTTACTTGGACTTACTGATTCTCCTCAGCTCCAGATTTTCCTTTTTgtgatgttttctgttttctacttAATGACCATGTTGGGCAATTGTCTGATTTTGCTCACGGTACTGTCCACCCCACACCTTCATTCCCCCATGTACTTCCTGCTCAGCAACCTGTCTCTCATCGACATGTGTCTGTCTTCCTTTGCCACTCCAAAGATGATCATGGACTTCTTTGCTCAGCACAAGACCATCTCCTTCGAGGGATGCATTTCTCAGATCTTCTTTTTGCACCTCTTCACTGGGACTGAAATTGTGCTGCTCATCTCCATGTCTTTTGACAGGTACATTGCCATATGCAAACCTCTCCATTATTCATCAGTTATGAGCCAAAGAGTATGTGTTGGGCTTGTGGCAACTTCTTGGACAGTGGGCTTCTTGCATACAATGAGCCAGTTAGCTTTTACCCTCTATTTACCCTTTTGTGGTCCCAATGTTGTGGACAGTTTCTTCTGTGACCTTCCTTTGGTCATCCAGCTGGCATGTATAGACATATATGTTCTTGGAATCTTCATGATTTCAACCAGTGGTGTGATTGCTCTTgtaagttttctgtttttgctgacttcctACATCACTGTTCTGGTCACTATCAAGGACCACTCCTCCACTGGATCAACTAAGGCTTTTTCTACCTGCACTGCACATTTCATAGTTGTGTTGATGTTCTTTGGGCCCTGCATATTTATCTATGTGTGGCCTTTCACAGACTTCCTGGTGGACAAAGTTCTCTCTGTTTTCTACACCATCTTTACCCCTTTTCTGAATCCACTTATCTATACTCTGAGAAACCAGGAAGTGAAAACAGCTGTGAAGAAGAAACTAAGTAACCAATATTTAAATCTTGGGAAAACTACTCCAATATATTCAGTACAATGA
- the LOC102272058 gene encoding olfactory receptor 4N2, whose amino-acid sequence MENENSTEVTEFILAGLTQSQNIRLLVFALVLIFYLIILPGNFLIILTIRSDPSLTAPLYFFLGNLAFLDASYSFIVAPRMLVDFLSEKKVISYRGCITQLFFLHFLGGGEGLLLVVMAFDRYIAICRPLHYSTVMNPRACYALLLALWLGGFVHSIIQVALILRLPFCGPNRLDNFFCDVPQVIKLACTDTFVVELLMVFNSGLMTLLCFLGLLASYAVILCRVHGSSSEGKSKALSTCTTHIIVIFLMFGPGIFIYTRPFRAFPADKVVSLFHTVIFPLLNPVIYTLRNQEVKASVKRLFSQHLA is encoded by the coding sequence ATGGAGAATGAGAACAGTACGGAGGTGACAGAATTCATCCTTGCTGGTCTGACTCAGTCCCAAAATATTCGGCTCCTGGTGTTTGCCCTAGTCTTAATTTTCTACCTCATCATCCTCCCTGGAAATTTCCTCATCATCCTCACCATCAGGTCAGACCCCAGTCTCACGGCCCCCCTCTACTTCTTCCTGGGCAACCTGGCCTTCCTGGATGCATCCTACTCCTTCATTGTGGCTCCCAGGATGCTGGTGGACTTCCTCTCTGAGAAGAAGGTGATCTCCTATAGAGGCTGCATCACTCAGCTCTTCTTCTTGCACTTtcttggaggaggggagggattaCTCCTTGTCGTGATGGCCTTTGACCGCTACATTGCCATCTGTCGTCCTTTACACTATTCGACTGTCATGAACCCTAGAGCCTGCTATGCCTTGCTGTTGGCTCTGTGGCTTGGAGGCTTTGTTCATTCCATTATCCAAGTGGCCCTCATCCTCCGCTTGCCCTTCTGTGGTCCAAACCGACTGGACAACTTCTTCTGTGATGTGCCGCAGGTCATCAAGCTGGCCTGCACTGACACCTTTGTGGTGGAGCTGCTGATGGTCTTCAACAGTGGTCTGATGACCCTCCTGTGCTTCCTGGGCCTTCTGGCCTCCTATGCGGTCATCCTCTGCCGTGTACATGGTTCCTCCTCTGAGGGGAAGAGCAAGGCGCTGTCCACATGCACCACCCACATCATCGTTATATTTCTCATGTTCGGGCCTGGCATCTTTATCTACACCCGCCCCTTCAGAGCCTTCCCAGCTGACAAGGTGGTTTCTCTCTTCCACACAGTGATCTTTCCCCTGTTAAACCCTGTGATTTATACTCTTCGCAACCAGGAAGTAAAAGCATCTGTGAAAAGGCTGTTTAGTCAGCACTTAGCCtga
- the LOC102279986 gene encoding olfactory receptor 4N5-like: MERENSTVVTEFILAGLTQSQDVQLLVFTLVLIFYLIILPGNFLIILTIRSDPSLTAPLYFFLGNLAFLDASYSFIVAPRMLVDFLSEKKVISYRGCITQLFFLHFLGGGEMLLLIVMAFDRYIAICRPLHYSTVMNPRACYALLLALWLGGFVHSIIQVALILRLPFCGPNRLDNFFCDVPQVIKLACTDTFVVELLMVFNSGLMTLLCFLGLLASYAVILCRVHGSSSEGKSKALSTCTTHVIIILLMFGPAIFIYTRPFTALSADKVVSFFHTVIFPLMNPVIYTLRNQEVKASMRKILSQHMVC; the protein is encoded by the coding sequence ATGGAGAGAGAGAATAGTACTGTGGTAACTGAATTTATCCTTGCTGGTCTGACCCAGTCTCAAGAtgttcagctcctggtcttcacACTAGTCTTAATTTTCTACCTCATCATCCTCCCTGGAAATTTCCTCATCATCCTCACCATCAGGTCAGACCCCAGTCTCACGGCCCCCCTCTACTTCTTCCTGGGCAACCTGGCCTTCCTGGATGCATCCTACTCCTTCATTGTGGCTCCCAGGATGCTGGTGGACTTCCTCTCTGAGAAGAAGGTGATCTCCTATAGAGGCTGCATCACTCAGCTCTTCTTCTTGCACTTCCTTGGAGGAGGGGAGATGCTACTCCTAATTGTGATGGCCTTTGACCGCTACATTGCCATCTGTCGTCCTTTACACTATTCGACTGTCATGAACCCTAGAGCCTGCTATGCCTTGCTGTTGGCTCTGTGGCTTGGAGGCTTTGTTCATTCCATTATCCAAGTGGCCCTCATCCTCCGCTTGCCCTTCTGTGGTCCAAACCGACTGGACAACTTCTTCTGTGATGTGCCACAGGTCATCAAGCTGGCCTGCACTGACACCTTTGTGGTGGAGCTGCTGATGGTCTTCAACAGTGGTCTGATGACCCTCCTGTGCTTCCTGGGCCTTCTGGCCTCCTATGCAGTCATCCTCTGCCGTGTACATGGCTCCTCCTCTGAGGGGAAGAGCAAGGCACTGTCCACGTGCACCACTCATGTCATTATTATACTTCTCATGTTTGGGCCTGCCATCTTTATCTACACTCGTCCCTTCACAGCCTTATCAGCAGACAAGGTGGTTTCCTTTTTCCACACAGTGATCTTTCCTTTGATGAATCCTGTGATTTATACCCTTCGCAACCAGGAAGTAAAAGCTTCCATGAGGAAGATATTGAGTCAACACATGGTTTGTTGA